The following proteins are encoded in a genomic region of Chiroxiphia lanceolata isolate bChiLan1 chromosome 18, bChiLan1.pri, whole genome shotgun sequence:
- the LOC116795991 gene encoding protein DGCR6 has translation MARPGGLEAEQEQSQHVLSRQQERHRRLLAELQALVKALPSPCQQRLSYTTLSELALALLDGTVFEIVQGLLEIQHLTEKNLYSQRRQLHSEHRGLKQELFHRHKEAQQCCRPHNLPLLRAAQQREMEAMEQQIREEQRMMDEKIVLELDQKVTDQQSTLEKAGVSGFYITTNPQELTLQMNLLELIRKLQQKEAEAEKAFY, from the exons ATGGCGCGGCCCGGCGGGTTGGAGGCCGAGCAGGAGCAGTCGCAGCATGTCCTGTCCCGGCAGCAGGAGCGGCACCGCCGGCTCCTGGCCGAGCTGCAGGCGCTCGTCAAGGCGCTGCCCAG cccctgccagcagcGCCTCTCGTACACTACGCTCTCCGAGCTGGCGCTGGCGCTGCTGGACGGGACGGTGTTCGAGATCGTACAGGGGCTCCTGGAGATCCAGCACCTCACCGAGAAGAACCTCTACAGCCAACGGCGGCAGCTGCACAGCGAGCACCGCG GGCTGAAGCAGGAGCTGTTCCACCGACACAAGGaggcccagcagtgctgcaggccCCACAACCTGCCGCTGCTCCGCGCCGCGCAGCAGCGGGAGATGGAG GCTATGGAGCAACAGATCCGAGAGGAACAGCGAATGATGGATGAGAAGATAGTCCTAGAGCTGGACCAAAAAGTGACTGACCAGCAGAGCACCCTGGAGAAGGCTGGGGTGTCTGGCTTCTACATCACCACCAATCCTCAG GAGCTGACTCTACAGATGAATTTGCTGGAGCTGATTCGGAAGTTGCAGCAGAAGGAAGCTGAGGCCGAGAAAGCTTTTTACTGA